DNA from Rhodobacteraceae bacterium M382:
CGTCGTTCTCGCGGTTGTAGGCAAAGAAATCGCCCGACGCCTTTGTGAACGCGGCCTGCACAGCTGCACGCTGCGCGTCGTTCAGCTTTTCCCAGGTCTTTTCCGAAACGTAATAGGAGGTGTTCTCCGGGATCGAATTGTACTGAACGAAATGGGTGCCGACGTCGGATTTGGCAAAGATCGAATAGGTCGCTGTCTTGGTACAGCAGATCGCGCCATCGACGATGCCCGACTGAATGGCGGGGAAGATATCGCCCCAGGACATGGTGGTTGCCTGATAACCCAGCGTCTCGACCATCGACTTCACCACGTTCGAGGACCAGACCCGGATGTTCATGTTCTTGGCGTCAAAGTTGTTCCAGTTCGCTGGCTCTTCAGTGGCCACGATGCCGACAAAACCTTCGGGATTTTGACCCAGCAGGCGGATGCCATGGTCAGACAGGGTTTCCTGAATGATGGTGTTGAACTCGGAATCCAGGTCGCGCATGACCGAATTCATTTCGTCCCAATCGCTCACTAGAAACGGCATGGACAGGATTTCAAGGCGGGGGTCCGTATCGGCGTAAAGGAAGGCGGCGGCGAAATCGATGTTCCCGCGCGCGACATCTTCAAGCAGTGCTTCGCCTGACCCAAGCTGGTTGGCCGGGAAGACAGAGATCTTCAGGCCCACGTCAGCGGCTTCGATGTCTGCCTTGACCTGTTCCATCATTTTGGAACCCTGGTGATCGACCGGAAACACCCCGGCGAACTTCAGCCGCATGTCGGCGGCAAATGCGGGTGTAGCAAGCTGCAGTGCGACTGTACCTGCCGCCAGATATTTCAGTAATGTTTTCATCTTCAGAATCTCTCCTCATGATCGAAGGTTGTCCTAGTCGAGGGGTTCCGCGCGCAGCATCGTCGTGCACCACTGTGAGAGCGTCAGCAGTGCGAACAAGGTCAGCAGCGGTTTGCGGCCAGTCTGCCGTTGCCACCGCGAGCTAAACATCTGAACCTGCAAGGTCAGAAAACTGTGATGCCTCCAGCATTTCCAAAGGTTCCCCTCCTCCTCTTTGGTCCAAACAGAGTAGGGTCCGGGCTGTCAGTGATTATGCTGAAGGCTGCCGTGAAACGGCAGAAACTGTGGGTTCGACCAGCTTCCGCAGTGCAATCTGTTAAGCGTTGCCGTCCACCGCCAGCTTGGCGATTCTTGAGCTAGATTTGTTTGACCAGAAGGTCTGGCTTAAGTGGGCTGACTTTTGGCAGCGAAATTTTGTGCCCTGGCTGAAGGAGCTTTCACTAATCGTGAAGACGGCACACAGTTTGGTGGTCTGAAATGCAGCCAATGCGGCACAGAATGCCTAATCCGGACAGGAAAACGAAATTTCATGAAGCGCGCGCGCCTTAGTATGCCAGTCGAACACAAGAGGGCGCGTGATGACTTCATATGAGCAAGTGCTGGCCGCCTTGTCGGCTGAAATCGTGGTTAGCGACAAGGACATTATCGACGGATACACGACGGATTTCCGAAAGAAATACAGGGGCGAAAGCCCTGCACTGCTGCGGCCCCGCTCGACTGAGGAAGTCGCTTCAATTGTCAAGCTTTGCAACAAGCACAAAGTTGCCCTTGTCCCGGTTGGAGGCAACACCGGTTACTGTGGCGGCGCTACACCGGACGAAAGCGGCCAACAGCTGTTGATCAGCTTGCAGCGTATGAACAAGATCCGGGAGGTCGACACCGACAACCTTTCAGTCACCGTGGATGCGGGGTGCATTCTGTCCGAGATCCATGGGGCGGTAGAACGGGAGAGTTTGATGTTCCCCTTATCCTTGGGCTCTCAGCAGTCATGCCAGATTGGCGGGAACATTTCCACGAATGCCGGAGGGGTTTCGGCAGTCCGGTACGGGATTACCAGGGACCTGGTTCTCGGCCTCGAAATTGTGCTGCCGGATGGCCAGATACTCAGCAATCTGTCGCCGTTGAGGAAAGACAACCGAGGCTATGCTCTGCATCAGCTTCTGATCGGCGCGGAAGGCTCGCTGGGGATCGTGACGGGCGCTTCGCTGCGCCTGTTTCTGCCACCGGTGAACCGGGTCACAGCCTTTCTGGCTATTAGCAGGGTCGATGACCTGATGCCATTGTTGGCAAAGGCGCAGCAATACACCGGCGAAGCAGTTACGTCGTTCGAATACATCTCGGGTGCGTCGCTTGATATGCTCTTGGCCGGCAAACCCGAGTGGCGGCGACCGGTTCAATCCCCATCCAAGCACTTTGTACTCATCGAAGCTGCCACGTCCTCTCCGGTTTTGGCGATGGACGAGGCCATCGAAGCCTTCTTTGAAGACGGCATGTCCGAAGAGATGATCCTGGATGGGGTGATTGCGACAAGCGAGCAGCAAAGGCAGGATTTCTGGAACCTGCGCGAACACATCCCCGAAGGTGAGGTGCTCAACGGTGGTTCGGTGAAGCACGACGTTTCCGTTCGTATCTCTGATATGGCCAGATTCATCGCGCTTGGTACCGAACTTGTCGACCGGTACGGGCAAGGAGCGCGGCTTTCAGTCTACGGGCATGTCGGAGATGGCAACGTACACTTCAACATCCTTGCTCCCGAAGGTGTTAAGGCACCCGCTTTTCTCGAAGAAGTGAGTGCTGAGGTCTCTCCCTGCATCTATGATCTCGTAGCCAAACTCGATGGGTCATTCAGCGCAGAGTATGGACTGGGCCAAGACAAACTGTGGCTTGACCAAAATTATGGAGATCCGGTCAAACGCCATCTCATGGGCACAATTAAGAACGTCCTTGATCCAAAAGAGGTCATGAATCCCGGGAAAGTGGTGGGCAGCCAGATTTGCGCCCGAAGTTGAAACCGCAGGGATGGTGCGAAGTATGCGCCCGTCAGTGCAGCCGGACCCATCGATGGCACACATGTTGGCACCAAGGGCGACCTTGCTGGTTTGGGACCAGTTGAGAGTTGAGCCGAGGGTGTTTCGATCAAGGGGGCCCGCCTGAAAGAGGAAACCCGTCCGCCACCCTTTCTCCAACCTGCATTTCACCGTCTTTGTTAGAATTCTGCCGGCAAACCTGGAAACCAGCAGGCTTGTCTGGATGATCGGCTGTAGAGACGGAAACTATAGAAGATTGGCCAAATTACTCTTTTCCATAGGGGAAAAAATGTGGTTTGAACCGGGTGTAGGGGCGGACCCTTGCCCACTGCGGAGTGTACATTTCGTCCGCAATCCATTGGGGTTGAACCGCAGAACTATGCGCAGATTTGGGCGGGAAATGTGAGATTTTCTCTTGCGAATGCATGAGGCCTCCGCTGCGCTTTGGGCGGCCCTACAGCTTTGTTGGAAGCCTCATAATCAAACGCGACACCCATAAGTTTTCGCGAGGTGCCCGAAGTCGGGCGTTGTGAAGAATTTAGGCGAGTCTCGGAACAGGCAATAAATGCCCCGAAATTCGCTTAAATCTGAGGAATTGGTGAAAGCGGATGTCAGTTTTGTTGGCATCACTGAAATTGCCCGATTTTTGGCTTTTGACGTCGCTCTTCGGTTCAGGCTTGGTGCCTTCGACGTTCAGTCGTCCTTCATCGCTTTTTGCATGCGGTAGGAGAAAGGTGAGCAATACCCATCAAAAGGGTTGTAATCATCGGGATCGCAATCGGTTCAGCGCACCTTCTAGGCGTCGTCAAAAAGCACTCATTCAGAACTGGTCACAGGGGAGGGTAAGTGATGCATTTACTCACCTTTCCTCACACCAACGGTGTATCGCCGTTTTCTTCGTTGAAATCAGGAGTTCTGGCGACCCCGGCAGGATTCGAACCTGCAACCTGCCCCTTAGGAGGGATGCGTTCATAGCGTTATTCCTTTTGTGATTTCTTACTGTTGGGTGTTTGTACAGTGTCCGTCTGTACGTGGTTTGTACGAAAACGGGCTCTAACATCGGCCTCATCCGTCTCCGCATGGGCATAGATACGCATGGGCAAATTGGGGTCTGACCAGCGACCACCTGGCGCGCTTCCATGCAGACGACGTCGAACCCAGCCCCGGTTAGTTCGAATGTAAGCGTCCGGTCTGCCTGCTCTGACGCGGCTTAGAGTGTGTTGATAAGTGTCCACTATTGATAGTGGACATCTTGAGGACGGATATGGCGGGCAAGAAGGGTCAGAAGAAGCGGTTCTGGTCGGATGAGGAGAAGGTATCGATCTGCTTGCAAACATGCGCGCCGGGGGTATCAGTGGCGCAGGTCGCGCGGCGGTACGCCATGAACACCAATCTGATCCACAAGTGGCTGCGTGATCCAAAATTTGCGCCCGATCCAAAGACCGTCGAAGAACAGATTGCCCCTGAGCCATGCTTTCTTCCAGTTGAGATCGTTGACCGGCCGGTGACCGAAGAACCGCCCCCCCACTCTTGCGGCCAATGTCGCGTCTGACCACAGCACGATTGAGATCGATATCGCGGGCGGCCATCAACTGAGGATTGTCGGCAGCTACGATCCTCAGTTGATGGCCCGGCTGATCCGAGGCCTGTCTGCATGATCCCTGTCCCGGCGAACACGCGTGTTTGGCTTGCCGCTGGTGTGACCGACATGCGGCGCGGATTCACGACGCTGGCAGCTCAGGCGGAACAGACATTGAAGCAGGATCCGTTTGCGGGACATCTGTTTGTCTTCCGTGGACGGCGCGGTGACCTGATCAAGATCATCTGGTGGGATGGCCAGGGCGCGTGTCTGTTCAGCAAGCGACTTGAGAAAGGCCGGTTTGTGTGGCCATCGGCGAAGGAGGGCAAAATCGCCCTGACCGCAGCCCAGTTGGCGATGCTTTTGGAAGGGATCGATTGGCGTGTGCCGCAACGCAGTTGGACGCCGCTCAAGGCAGGATAAACACCTGCATGGGATTCCCGTCGCACTGTTGTTTTGCTATGGTCCGAGCATGCTGGACGTCGACAAAACCCTGCCGAAAGACCCTGATGAACTGCGGCAGTTCACAGCGCTTTTGTTGGCCGAGGTGAAGTCACAAGCGGTCTTGATCGAGAAGCTGCGACATCAGTTAGTGGGTCAACGTCATCATCGGTTTGGATCGTCATCAGAAAGCATTGAGCAGCTTCAACTGGCCTTGGAAACGAGCGAGATTGCCGTTGCAAAGATGACGGCGAAGCTGCGTCTTCCTGATGACGGACCCAAGGATCAACCAAAACGTCGACCAATCCCAGATCACATCCCGCGCATGGAGGTTGAACTGACCACCGGCGACGACGATTGCGCCCAATGCGGTGGTGGCCTGCGGCGTCTGGGTGAGGATGTGACCGAAGAACTGGAATACGTTCCGGGTCGGTTCATCGTGAACCGCATCGTGCGTCCACGCTTTGCGTGCTCGGGTTGTGAAGCCTTCACGCAGGCAGTGCTACCATCGCGCCCCATCGAGCGCGGAAGGCCGGGGCCGGGTTTGCTGGCCCATGTGATGGTCAACAAATACGCAGACCATCTTCCGCTGTATCGCCAAAGCGGTATCTTCGAACGTGACGGGATCGACATTGATCGCTCAACGCTGGCGGATTGGATCGGCAAGTCCACAGCACTTTTAGAACCATTGGCGGATGCTATCGGGCGGCATGTACTGGCCGGTCAGGCCATCTTTGCCGACGACACACCCGTAAAGATGCTCGCACCCGGCACCGGTAAAACTGCGACGGCGCGATTATGGGCCTATGGGCGCGACGAACGACCCTGGGCTAGCAATGTTCCACCGGCCAGTTGGTATCAGTTCTCGCCAGACCGCAAAGGGCAGCACCCAAAGGATCATCTCGCAAAGTATCAAGGCTGGATGCATGCGGACGGCTATGCCGGGTTCGAAGATCTCTATCGCTCCGGCGATATCCGCGAAGTCGCCTGCATGGCGCATGTCAGGCGTAAGTTTGTGGATGTTCACCGCGCTCAAGGTTCTGCCATCGCAGACGAGGCCATCCAGCGCATCGCGCAACTCTATGCGATTGAGAAAGAGGCCCGGGGATCGCCAGCAAAAAGGCGCGTCGAACTCCGACAGGAAAAAGCAAAGCCAATCTTCGATCATCTGGAAGTCTGGCTGCACGCCCAACTGCCAAGCATCTCTGGTAAATCGCCGCTGGCGGGCGCAATCCGCTATGCCCTGACCCGCATGGCGCGGCTCCGCCCCTACCTCGACCACGGCATTCTCGAATTGGACAACAATACCGCAGAACGCGCGATGCGCTCCGTCGCCATTGGTCGCAAAAACTACTTGTTCGTAGGATCACAGACCGGCGGCCGCGCCGCCGCAATCTCCTATACCCTGATCGAAACCGCCAAGCTGAACGGTATCGACCCGCAGGCGTGGCTGGCCGACACGCTCGCCCGCATTCCAGACTACAAAATCAACCGTGTCGATGACCTGCTGCCATGGAAAACTGCATCGTAGGTGCGGTCAGGCCGGACGCCTACGTTCGAAGAAGAGATGCTGGCTCATCGTTCCCGCCTCAAAGCCGATGCGGTCAATTGGATACGGCAATGCTGTCATGAAAGCTGCAATGTCGCCAACATCACACGGCAGTTCGCGCTCCAACATCACCTTGCCCTTGCCGTCTACAATGCAAAGCGCACACGACCGCAGTGATACGTCTAATCCAGCAAAATATTCCATCATATATCTCCCTTGTTCACAGCTAACCTGTGATCCTATCAGGAGCTCGACCTCAGAACAGAGGCAGCCCAATTACGCATGCTCTGAGCCTAAACACAGCAAAATAATTGCTTATCCACGAGTCGGTCAAATTAGGCAGAGTAAAATTCCCGACTGCTATATTATTCTTCGAGGCGAAGGACCAAAGCAAGCGTGCGCAAGTTGCTTGCCAACCGCTCCGAAACATACTCGAGTGCATATGTCTGAAATTTCAGAGCCAAGTCAGGATCTTCGGACTTCATGCGTTCGAATGCGACATCTGTCAAAACATGAGCGGTTCCTTTGCTGTCCGCTATGCCTACCGCAAGCGTCCCCACGTTTCCTTGCCTAAAAAAGCTGGCGACGCCGACCATCGAACCAGGGCCCGCGCTTCTTATTCTATGCTTTTCGCCATCCAATTCATCGATGTAGATGGAAACGGTCCCTTGCTCGATGAAGTGCAGCAAACGCTGCTTGATGCCGGGTTGTGAAACTACGTCGCCCTGAGAGAATTCAGTCGTTTCCAAGTAACTTCGGAACTTTTGAACAACAGCCTTGGCCTTAAAAACCTCAATCAACCTATCATCAATCGGCAAAGCTTTTGGGCTTGGATCAACGCCAGCCGTTCTGAGAAGGAAATCTTCGCACCATTCCAGGGCGCTGTCTGCATCCTTAAAGATTGGCTCTATAACAGCGTCGCCATCAAGGAACTCTTCCTCATGCAATTGTTGATCGATTTCTGCGGGGACGTGAGCCAAGGCGAGTTGCGTTCCGACTTCCAGCGCCTTCTTCTTGATCTTGACCAGACCGTGAACACCAGAAGTATCCAGACCAGACACTAGCTGAAAATCAAGGATTACAAACTCAGGCGGGCCAGCTTCTCTTGTCAGGGCTCCTACCACTTCCTCGTACAGTTTGATTGAGGATGCAAAGAAGATGAAACCATGGAGTTTGAGATATAGAATCTTCTGCCCCTCGGAGGACAAGGTCTTTCGGTGGTCATCCGGGCGATCGACGTTGCTCGAGAAATCACTTCCATCCATTGCCAATCGAACAACATTTAGCTTGCTGTAGCTGACTACGAACAACACAACAGCTGCGGCTACGCCGGTCGCTACACCCTCCAGAAACCCGATAAACTCGACGACAAAGAGGATCGCAAATATTATCGCAACGTCACCGCGCGTGAGATTAGACCAGCTTTTGACCACCCAATCATAAAGGAAGCCCAGTCCGATGAACATTACCAAGCCGCCAAGCACAAATTTTGGGAAGACAGACAGAGCACCAGCTCCGACTGTCATCGTAAGAAGGCAGAACACTGCGACGACGACCCCGACGAGCCGACTATCTCCACGCATCCGACGCCCAAGAGTGGATAGGCTGACGTAATGATATCCGACAAGGCTTCCGCCGGGCGCAGCAAGAAGGTTTGCAATACCGGCCAGGCGCATCTCGCGATGGACATCTATGTCACGGTTAAAGGCTGACTCGAGCGCTGTGAGGTTCAGAAGTACCGAGATGAGCGCGATCGAGAGAATAGTGGCCAACCCGGTGAACTCTGTCACAAACAATGTCCAGTCGGCTGCAAGGAAGGTGGAAAGAGGTACTGGCTGCCACAATGCGCCCTCCCCAAATGGTTGCAACAACCAGCCCTCGGCAATGGCTTCCTGACTCGAAACACCACTCAGGAACAAAGTGATATGGAAGAGAGCCACCGCGCTTAAGATGAGCCCGGGCATGATGAAAACATTGGAGTATTTGAGGGAAACGAAGAGTGTAATGAGAGCGAATACGGCTCCGGGCAGCCACAGATGCATCACTTCGCCGAGCGCACTGAGTTGGGTGAAATCAAACGTTTGATCTGCCATAACGCTGAAGGAGCCCTTGAAAAGCAGCCAGCCCGTTGCTGCTAGAAAACCAGCGATCACTGGATATGGTATCAGCTGGACAAATGCCGCAAGCCGCCAACGGCCGACGAGGTAGAAGATCACGCCCGAAAGAGCAGTCGACACCACCATTATTACGACTGCCTGGGCAAACAGTATCTCAGGTGAGAGAGCGCTCCCGGGAAGTTGGGATAGAGTTGCAATCATGACAGCGATGATTGCCGTTGGGTTGTCTTGCGGCAGAGCCACAACGCCGCGAAGTTCGCTGAAGAGACCGATGACGAGCGCAATGACGACACCGCCAAACAGAAGTTGCCCTGTCGCTCGTGGCACGTAACCCGAGAGTTCACCGGTAAATATCACGGCCGAATATGAAAACATGAAGGTGACGGTCAGAACACCTGCAACCAACCCGGCAGTGATACTTGGGACAACAACGGGGCCACGCAAGTTTTCCTTCAGTTCCTGTTTCCAGCCTGTCTTCACAATTCCTACTTCTCACTCTGTATTGTTATCGACTTTCTATAAGGTAGCCGTTTCTCTGACTTGTGGCTTCCAATGGCAGCGGCGCATAAATTTCTTCGAGAGGCCACATGAACAGCACTCCGTCACGGCTCAGCGTCGTTGCTTTCTTGCCCCCATAGCATGCAATAAATCAGGACGAACGAGCTAAACAAAAAGATCCCGACTGAATCCCCCTGAACCCACCGAGCCCAATTGGTTGCGAATTCTGAAATCGGCACAATTCCAGCGAAAGAGAGAGATGCGACACCAATTGCGGCGCTAATGGCCGCGCTGATTACTGCTCCGAAGGTGCCCAGCTTTAGGGCTTTGTAAAAGATCGAGAGATCCTCCCATGGACCGAGATTACGCAGAGCCAAGGTAGCTATGATCGCGCCCAAAGAGCTCCCGACTCCAATTCCAACGGCGGCTTGGATGCCTGATCCATAATACAGGTTAGAAGCCAATGCCGCCAAAGCAATGCCTGGCCAAAGCCGCATATCAATAAACACTAGCGCAACTAGGGCAGAACCGGCAGGCAACCAGATGATCGCAACACCGTCGTAGTTCGCCGCCAGTGTCAGACTGAGTATGCCCAGAGCCAAATTTATAAAGAAGTACAAAACGAAAATACCAAGAAACTTTGGGCCTATGGGTAGCCCTTTCTTCTGATTTTCATGTGTGGGCAAATGCCGTTCCCTCTTTCTCTATTTTTTAAGTGGGCGTTCCTAGCCTCAGAGCCAAAAAGCTGAGTCAGCTGCATCCTGCGGGTCGGTGAAAATTCTGCTTCAGGAGGACTGCCGAAAAACGAAGTCCAGCTACTTGGTTTCAGCTGATAACTCCTAGTCAGCTAATCCGGCCGAACTCAGAAGAACTCCAGCTTCGATTCCAGAACGAGGTTCCCCTCTGTGTCTACAATGTGGAACTGCCCGTCTATGCTCCACCCGAGCTTTTCGGTGAGAGTCTTAATTTCGCCCCCGGTCAAGTGTGCCGCATCGGTAACAGGCGCACGTTCGGAAACGTGCACCTCCTTACCGTCCACGAACAGAGTTTTCTGTATCTCGATCCTCGCCATCCTAGATTCCTCTCCTTCTAACTAAACGGCCTTTAGCGCTTCTTCGTGTGCCACTTTGACTGTCCGCATGATACGGTCGACGATCAGATATGGGTCACCATCGGAAGCCGGGCGCCGATCCTCAAGATACCCCTTCCAGTCATGTGTCGTGGTATAGAGTGGAATTCGGATAGATGCGCCTCGGTTCGATGCCCCAAAGCTGAACTGGTCGATAGAGGCAGTTTCATGAGATCCAGTCAGTCTGCGTTCGTTTCCGGCACCATAAACATCGATGTGATCCTGGTGGAACGGGCGGAAGCCTTCACAGAGCGCTTCGATATAGTCCTTTCCGCCGACATCGCGCAGGTAGTCATACGAAAAGTTCGAGTGCATGCCAGAGCCGTTCCAATCCCCAGAGATCGGTTTCGGATCGAGGGTTGCAATCAGATCGTATTTTTCTGTGATGAGCTGCAGTAGGAACCTCGCTACGATCAGGTCGTCAGCCGCACGAAGGGCGCCCTTACCAAAACACTGAAATTCCCACTGACCCAGCATGACCTCGGCGTTGATCCCGGTCACCCCAAGGTCGGCGGCAAGGCAAGCGTCCCAGTGTTCATCGACCAATTCCCTCGCTTCGACGCGGTGCGCTCCGACGGCGCAATAGTAGGGGCCCTGGGGTTCAGGAAATCCGCCGTCAGGAAAGCCAACAGGGCGGCCATTCGAGGTCATCAGAATGTATTCTTGCTCAAATCCAAACCAGAATTCAGCTTCGGCTTCTCGATCAATCAGATTTCGCGTGTTGGTCTCGTGGGGGCGTCCATTCCGATGAAAAACCTCGCACAAAACGAGATAGGCGTTTTGCCTGAAGGGGTTTGGATACACCCGAACCGGCTGCAGGATGCAGTCGGAATCATGGCCCTCCGCCTGCTGCGTCGAACTGCCATCGAAGCCCCATTTTGGGGTGTCTTCAACAGACCCGTTGTACGAACTGTCCGGGTGGATTTGTGCCTTTGTCCGGATGTTTGCGATCTCGTAGCCGTCCAGCCAGATGTAGTCGAGACGAGCGTTTCCCATGATTTTCTCCCTTTAGCTTAGTGTTATCGTTCCACAGCGCAACGAGCCTTCGGACCCCAAGCGGACTGCATGCCGTTCTCGAACAACGTGTGCTTAGTTTGGCGGGCGCATCGGTCCGCGGATCATTCGCATCGCGATCGCCATAGCATGACGGCGGATGTGCTTATGCTCGTCGATGCCACTCAGCGACACATCAAGTCACTCTTCGACGGCCTTCTCTGTGACCGGCATCTTTTGAGCGGCCAGGCCAAGCACCGCTTCCATGGCTGCAGTGTAACCTGCCTTGGTTTCGGCTTCGTCATCCCAGTTGAACGCCAAATCCCCCTCTCCGTTTTTGTTGTTTTCGGTCGACCTGCTGGCGTCCCACAGAAACTCCACGGCAAATTGACTTTGATAACAAAAATGTTACATAATCACATTCAATAATCAATATGTTCTTGGGGTGGGGCAAAAAGTGGAAACCTTTCTGAGATTTATACCTGCCTTGGGTCTTTTTGGACTTTTGGCCTGCTCTACGATTTTGTTGGTGCGCATCGCGACAGTCTATGTGTCCGGCCGCGTTCACCGCATCCGAGCATCAGCGGAACTCATTGGCCTTCTGGTGGTTCTCGACATCACAATCGGCCCCGGGCTTCGCTTCCTCGGAGCTGACTCTCTTGTCGCGCCTGTGGAGAGAGCGGTTCTTGCTGCGACGGCCATCGGTATTGCCTTTCTGTTGAACGGTGTGGTTCGCGTCGTCCTTTGGGACGGTCTGCTCTCGGATCACGGCCAGAGGAAGGTCCCGGTCATTGTCACCGGAAGCGTCGGGGTTTCGATCTACCTTGCAGCCATCTTGCTGGTGATGCACTTCGTGTACGATGAACCAGTCGGCGGTCTGTTAGCCACATCCGGCGTGGCGGCTCTGGTGCTTGGCTTCGCAGCACAATCGACGCTCAAGGAGGTCTTCTCTGGCGTTGCTCTCAATGCCACCCAGGCTTTGCGTATCGGCGACTATGTCGAGATCGACGGAGTGTATGGTCAGGTCCACGAGATCAACTGGCGTTCGATCTCGGTAAAGAACCCGCACACCAACTCTCTCTATATCTTTCCCAACAGTGGCGTCGCTGACCGAACCATTCTGAACTTCAGCGAACCTACCAGTCGGTTTCGGTACTTCCTGACTTTCACTTTGGAACTGTCATCTCCTCCGGAGCTCGCCATCCGCGCAATCGCAAGGGAGCTTGAGAATTCAAGGTTCGTACGCCGCGACCCGAAACCCGACTTCAATATGCTC
Protein-coding regions in this window:
- the tnpB gene encoding IS66 family insertion sequence element accessory protein TnpB (TnpB, as the term is used for proteins encoded by IS66 family insertion elements, is considered an accessory protein, since TnpC, encoded by a neighboring gene, is a DDE family transposase.), with protein sequence MIPVPANTRVWLAAGVTDMRRGFTTLAAQAEQTLKQDPFAGHLFVFRGRRGDLIKIIWWDGQGACLFSKRLEKGRFVWPSAKEGKIALTAAQLAMLLEGIDWRVPQRSWTPLKAG
- a CDS encoding IS66 family transposase — translated: MLDVDKTLPKDPDELRQFTALLLAEVKSQAVLIEKLRHQLVGQRHHRFGSSSESIEQLQLALETSEIAVAKMTAKLRLPDDGPKDQPKRRPIPDHIPRMEVELTTGDDDCAQCGGGLRRLGEDVTEELEYVPGRFIVNRIVRPRFACSGCEAFTQAVLPSRPIERGRPGPGLLAHVMVNKYADHLPLYRQSGIFERDGIDIDRSTLADWIGKSTALLEPLADAIGRHVLAGQAIFADDTPVKMLAPGTGKTATARLWAYGRDERPWASNVPPASWYQFSPDRKGQHPKDHLAKYQGWMHADGYAGFEDLYRSGDIREVACMAHVRRKFVDVHRAQGSAIADEAIQRIAQLYAIEKEARGSPAKRRVELRQEKAKPIFDHLEVWLHAQLPSISGKSPLAGAIRYALTRMARLRPYLDHGILELDNNTAERAMRSVAIGRKNYLFVGSQTGGRAAAISYTLIETAKLNGIDPQAWLADTLARIPDYKINRVDDLLPWKTAS
- a CDS encoding STAS domain-containing protein, whose translation is MKTGWKQELKENLRGPVVVPSITAGLVAGVLTVTFMFSYSAVIFTGELSGYVPRATGQLLFGGVVIALVIGLFSELRGVVALPQDNPTAIIAVMIATLSQLPGSALSPEILFAQAVVIMVVSTALSGVIFYLVGRWRLAAFVQLIPYPVIAGFLAATGWLLFKGSFSVMADQTFDFTQLSALGEVMHLWLPGAVFALITLFVSLKYSNVFIMPGLILSAVALFHITLFLSGVSSQEAIAEGWLLQPFGEGALWQPVPLSTFLAADWTLFVTEFTGLATILSIALISVLLNLTALESAFNRDIDVHREMRLAGIANLLAAPGGSLVGYHYVSLSTLGRRMRGDSRLVGVVVAVFCLLTMTVGAGALSVFPKFVLGGLVMFIGLGFLYDWVVKSWSNLTRGDVAIIFAILFVVEFIGFLEGVATGVAAAVVLFVVSYSKLNVVRLAMDGSDFSSNVDRPDDHRKTLSSEGQKILYLKLHGFIFFASSIKLYEEVVGALTREAGPPEFVILDFQLVSGLDTSGVHGLVKIKKKALEVGTQLALAHVPAEIDQQLHEEEFLDGDAVIEPIFKDADSALEWCEDFLLRTAGVDPSPKALPIDDRLIEVFKAKAVVQKFRSYLETTEFSQGDVVSQPGIKQRLLHFIEQGTVSIYIDELDGEKHRIRSAGPGSMVGVASFFRQGNVGTLAVGIADSKGTAHVLTDVAFERMKSEDPDLALKFQTYALEYVSERLASNLRTLALVLRLEE
- the dctP gene encoding TRAP transporter substrate-binding protein DctP; protein product: MKTLLKYLAAGTVALQLATPAFAADMRLKFAGVFPVDHQGSKMMEQVKADIEAADVGLKISVFPANQLGSGEALLEDVARGNIDFAAAFLYADTDPRLEILSMPFLVSDWDEMNSVMRDLDSEFNTIIQETLSDHGIRLLGQNPEGFVGIVATEEPANWNNFDAKNMNIRVWSSNVVKSMVETLGYQATTMSWGDIFPAIQSGIVDGAICCTKTATYSIFAKSDVGTHFVQYNSIPENTSYYVSEKTWEKLNDAQRAAVQAAFTKASGDFFAYNRENDAVFEQKLVDSGYTILKLSPEDQQAMAEKVRAEIWPMLEDSVGKANIDRLLSSLK
- a CDS encoding MASE1 domain-containing protein; translation: MPTHENQKKGLPIGPKFLGIFVLYFFINLALGILSLTLAANYDGVAIIWLPAGSALVALVFIDMRLWPGIALAALASNLYYGSGIQAAVGIGVGSSLGAIIATLALRNLGPWEDLSIFYKALKLGTFGAVISAAISAAIGVASLSFAGIVPISEFATNWARWVQGDSVGIFLFSSFVLIYCMLWGQESNDAEP
- a CDS encoding glutamine synthetase beta-grasp domain-containing protein; this encodes MGNARLDYIWLDGYEIANIRTKAQIHPDSSYNGSVEDTPKWGFDGSSTQQAEGHDSDCILQPVRVYPNPFRQNAYLVLCEVFHRNGRPHETNTRNLIDREAEAEFWFGFEQEYILMTSNGRPVGFPDGGFPEPQGPYYCAVGAHRVEARELVDEHWDACLAADLGVTGINAEVMLGQWEFQCFGKGALRAADDLIVARFLLQLITEKYDLIATLDPKPISGDWNGSGMHSNFSYDYLRDVGGKDYIEALCEGFRPFHQDHIDVYGAGNERRLTGSHETASIDQFSFGASNRGASIRIPLYTTTHDWKGYLEDRRPASDGDPYLIVDRIMRTVKVAHEEALKAV
- a CDS encoding FAD-binding oxidoreductase — protein: MTSYEQVLAALSAEIVVSDKDIIDGYTTDFRKKYRGESPALLRPRSTEEVASIVKLCNKHKVALVPVGGNTGYCGGATPDESGQQLLISLQRMNKIREVDTDNLSVTVDAGCILSEIHGAVERESLMFPLSLGSQQSCQIGGNISTNAGGVSAVRYGITRDLVLGLEIVLPDGQILSNLSPLRKDNRGYALHQLLIGAEGSLGIVTGASLRLFLPPVNRVTAFLAISRVDDLMPLLAKAQQYTGEAVTSFEYISGASLDMLLAGKPEWRRPVQSPSKHFVLIEAATSSPVLAMDEAIEAFFEDGMSEEMILDGVIATSEQQRQDFWNLREHIPEGEVLNGGSVKHDVSVRISDMARFIALGTELVDRYGQGARLSVYGHVGDGNVHFNILAPEGVKAPAFLEEVSAEVSPCIYDLVAKLDGSFSAEYGLGQDKLWLDQNYGDPVKRHLMGTIKNVLDPKEVMNPGKVVGSQICARS